A stretch of the Desulfobaccales bacterium genome encodes the following:
- a CDS encoding flippase-like domain-containing protein codes for MRRLTLILLLIAGVFLFWMLAEVGWEPLAANLSRVGWGFPLLLVPYGVTTTLDAYTWKRLLPDAGGRVGFRRMWSLRLEGEALNVLTPTASLGGEPYKAAGLINAGYPLEAALASLLLHKALRVVGLFLYILTGLALALIFLPEISPYLHGLLVGALLLGLGVAGFIVVQRRQPCQKLVGLLKRLHLCPLSLAAREAELQQLDEQLAAFYAQRRPLALGLIGVQIMGWAVNALEIWLAFRLLEAPVGLAAALIWDSLAMIFTGLGFFLPASLGMQEGGNILLAVSLKRGAAFGAAFSILRRLREACWMGLGLLLALRRR; via the coding sequence GTGCGGCGGCTGACCCTCATTCTCCTCCTTATCGCTGGGGTCTTCCTCTTCTGGATGCTGGCCGAAGTGGGCTGGGAGCCCTTGGCGGCCAACCTTTCCCGGGTGGGCTGGGGCTTTCCCCTCCTGCTTGTGCCCTACGGGGTGACCACCACCCTGGACGCCTACACCTGGAAGCGCCTCCTCCCGGACGCCGGCGGCCGGGTGGGGTTCCGGCGCATGTGGTCATTACGCCTGGAGGGGGAGGCGTTGAACGTCCTTACCCCCACCGCCAGCCTGGGGGGCGAGCCCTACAAGGCGGCGGGGCTCATCAATGCGGGCTATCCTCTGGAGGCCGCCTTGGCCAGCCTGCTTTTGCACAAGGCCCTCCGGGTGGTGGGCCTGTTTCTCTATATCCTCACGGGCCTGGCCCTGGCGCTCATCTTCCTGCCGGAAATCTCCCCGTATCTGCACGGCCTGCTGGTGGGCGCCCTCCTTCTGGGCCTCGGGGTGGCGGGCTTCATCGTGGTGCAGCGCCGCCAGCCCTGCCAGAAGCTGGTGGGCTTGCTTAAGCGCCTGCACCTCTGCCCCCTGTCCCTGGCGGCCCGGGAGGCGGAGCTGCAGCAGCTTGACGAGCAGCTGGCGGCCTTTTATGCCCAGAGGCGCCCCCTGGCCCTGGGGCTGATCGGGGTGCAAATCATGGGGTGGGCGGTGAACGCCTTGGAGATCTGGCTGGCCTTCCGGCTCCTGGAAGCGCCGGTGGGGCTGGCCGCGGCCTTGATCTGGGATTCCCTGGCCATGATTTTCACCGGTCTGGGGTTTTTCCTGCCCGCTTCTTTGGGGATGCAGGAGGGAGGGAATATCCTGCTGGCCGTGAGTCTCAAGCGGGGCGCGGCCTTCGGGGCGGCCTTCAGCATCCTGAGGCGCCTGAGGGAAGCCTGCTGGATGGGGCTGGGGCTCCTTCTGGCCCTCAGGCGGCGCTGA
- the guaB gene encoding IMP dehydrogenase gives MAPEAIPYALTFDDVLLLPGPSAVLPSEADLSTQLTRHIRLNIPILSAAMDTVTESETAISMARQGGIGIIHRNLSIVNQALEVEKVKKSESGMIIDPVTIGPDEPISKVLELMGRYRISGIPVVEGKRLVGIVTNRDLRFETNLGAKVREVMTKDRLVTAPVGITLEESKALLHKYRIEKLLVVDDNFELKGLITIKDIEKIKKYPLSCKDAYGRLRVGGAVGVGPDREERVAALVKAGVDVIVIDTAHGHSRRVVEAVAATKRKFPEVELIAGNVGTAEGARDLIKAGADAVKVGVGPGSICTTRVIAGVGVPQLTAIMDCAKACREAKVPLVADGGIKYSGDITKALAAGADSVMIGSLFAGTEESPGETVIFQGRSYKIYRGMGSEEAMKAGSRDRYCQEDVDLECKLVPEGIVGRVPSRGKLADVVYQLVGGVRSGMGYVGARTIPELQKLAKFVRITPAGLRESHVHDVIIMKESPNYWVD, from the coding sequence ATGGCACCTGAGGCAATTCCTTATGCCCTGACTTTCGACGACGTGCTGCTGTTGCCGGGTCCTTCGGCGGTGCTGCCCAGCGAAGCGGATCTGAGCACCCAGCTCACCCGCCATATCCGGCTCAACATCCCCATCCTCAGCGCCGCCATGGACACGGTGACGGAGTCCGAAACCGCCATCAGCATGGCCCGCCAAGGCGGCATCGGCATCATCCACCGCAATCTCAGCATCGTCAATCAGGCCCTGGAAGTGGAAAAAGTCAAAAAATCCGAATCCGGCATGATCATCGACCCGGTGACCATTGGGCCGGATGAGCCCATCTCCAAGGTGTTGGAACTCATGGGGCGCTACCGCATCTCCGGCATCCCGGTGGTGGAGGGCAAGCGCCTGGTGGGCATCGTCACCAACCGGGACCTGCGCTTCGAGACCAATCTGGGAGCCAAAGTCCGGGAAGTCATGACCAAGGACCGGCTGGTCACCGCGCCGGTGGGCATCACCCTGGAGGAATCCAAGGCCCTGCTGCACAAATACCGCATCGAAAAGCTCCTGGTGGTGGACGACAACTTCGAGCTCAAGGGCCTCATCACCATCAAAGACATCGAAAAGATCAAAAAATATCCCCTCTCCTGCAAGGATGCTTACGGCCGCCTGCGGGTGGGGGGCGCAGTGGGGGTGGGCCCCGACCGGGAGGAACGGGTGGCCGCCCTGGTGAAGGCCGGGGTGGATGTCATCGTCATTGACACCGCCCACGGCCATTCCCGCCGGGTGGTGGAGGCGGTGGCCGCCACCAAGCGCAAGTTCCCCGAAGTGGAGCTCATCGCCGGCAACGTGGGCACCGCCGAGGGGGCCCGGGACCTCATCAAAGCCGGCGCCGACGCGGTGAAGGTGGGGGTGGGGCCCGGCTCCATCTGCACCACCCGGGTCATCGCCGGGGTGGGGGTCCCCCAGCTCACCGCCATCATGGACTGCGCCAAGGCCTGCCGGGAGGCCAAAGTCCCCCTGGTGGCCGACGGCGGCATCAAATACTCCGGCGACATCACCAAGGCCCTGGCCGCCGGCGCCGACAGCGTCATGATCGGCTCGCTCTTTGCCGGCACCGAGGAGAGCCCCGGCGAAACCGTCATCTTCCAGGGCCGCAGCTACAAGATCTACCGGGGCATGGGCTCCGAGGAGGCCATGAAGGCGGGCAGCCGGGACCGCTATTGCCAGGAGGACGTGGACCTGGAATGCAAGCTGGTCCCCGAAGGCATCGTCGGCCGGGTGCCCTCCCGGGGCAAGCTGGCGGATGTGGTCTACCAGCTGGTGGGGGGCGTGCGCTCCGGCATGGGCTACGTGGGCGCCCGCACCATTCCGGAGCTGCAGAAGCTGGCCAAGTTCGTGCGCATCACCCCGGCGGGCCTGAGGGAATCCCACGTGCACGACGTCATCATCATGAAGGAATCCCCCAACTACTGGGTGGATTAG